GGAGTCGGGGCGCATAACGGTGGTGGCGCCGGCCTTGACGGGAGCACCCTTGACGGTGATCTCCACGCTGCCGCTGCGCGATCCGTCTGCTCCGGGCTCGCCCCAAGACTCCGTCAGACCGAAGGATACGGCCGAGCGGACCAGACGAGCAGCGGCCGCAGGCAGCCGAGATGGCGGGACCGAGCCGGAGATGGTTGCCACAAAGCCGCGGCCCCGCGCGGCGACGTCTACGTGTGCGTCCTCCAGGTTGAAACGTGCGAAGCGATCGCGCTGGTAGGCGGGGTCGGCGAGCATGGCGGCGACGCGGGTCGGGTCGGCGGGGTAGGTGATCGTGACTTGCTTCTTCATAACCATGATCCTGCCACGGCCCGGCCCTGACTGGGGCAGGCGGCGACGATGAGTCGCGATTAGATCTCTGGGAATTTAGCCGCTGGGCGGTCCTCATCCGGTGGGGCGGCTCGAGGTTCCGGACCCCGGTAGCATCGGGGTGTGTCGAGTCTTCTGCCCTCCTCGGTCCGCGGTGTGGTCAGTCTGCCTCCCGCCGACCTCGACTGGTTGCATCAGCTCATGGCGGACTGGCAGGTGATCGCCGACCTGTCGGTATCGGACCTAGTCCTGTGGGTGCGCACGGACTCCGGCCGTTTCGTCGCCGCAGCGCATTCACGTCCGGCCACGGGTGCCACAGTGCACTTGGAGGATGTGATCGGGCGGCGCATGCCCGCTGCTCGTGAGGCCATGGCTCTTGAGGCGCTTATGAGTGGACAGATCGTGGTTGCGGCCGCGCCGGAGTGGACTGGTTCCTCGGCAGTGCGCGAGGAGTATGTGCCGGTTGTCCATGACTCACAGGCCATTGCCGTGGTGACCCGTGAGACCGCCGTGGGGGTGCTGCGTGGCGGCCGCATCGTGGACAAGCCTCTCGAAGAGCTGGCCGATGCCCTGTGCCTGATGATCGCGCAGGGCGCCTTTCCCATCAATGGCGCCGCCACCGGAGTGCGCCACGGTACTCCTAGGGTCGGTGATGGCGTCGTCAGTCTCGACGACGACGGCGTAGTCACCTACGCCTCGCCCAATGCCCAGTCCTGTTTCCACCGACTGGGCTTGGCCGGAGACATTGAGGGCTGCCAGCTCGCGGAAGCGGTCACCTCCATCATCCCCGAACGCACGCCGGTGGATGAGACCATGGCGGTGGTCCTGATGGGCCGACAGGCCTGGCTGACCGAGGTGGAGGTCGGCGGAGTGTTCCTTTCACTGCGCTCGATCCCCCTGCGACGGGACGGCGCCAGGGCGGGTGCCTTTTTGTTAGTGCGCGACGTGTCCGAGATCCGGCATCGGGAACAGGTCTTGATGAACAAGGACGCCACGATCCGTGAGATCCACCACCGTGTCAAGAATAACTTGCAGACAGTATCCGCATTGCTGCGAATGCAGGCCCGACGTGCCACGAATGAGGAGACGCGCACGGCTCTGACAGAGGCCGAGCGCCGGGTGGGCACCATCGCAACCGTGCACGCTGCGCTCAGTCAGAACGTGGATGAAAAGGTTGACTTCGATGCGGTGTTCTCGTCGGTGCTGCGTTCCGCAGCAGCCGTGGCCACCCCCACCGGCAAGGTGTCCACGCGCCTGGAGGGGCGGTTCGGCGTGGTTGATGCCGACGTGGCCCAGGCGTTGGCAACCGTTTTGGCCGAGCTGGTGACCAATGCGGTCGAGCACGGTCTGGAGGACCGTGATGGCACCGTTACGGTACGGGCGCAGCGTGACGGGAATCGACTGACCGTGCATGTCATTGATGATGGGGCCGGTCTGGTTCCCGGAACGGAGATGACGGGACTCGGAACCCGCATTGTGAGCACACTTGTGCGCGGAGAGTTGCGTGGCTCAATCGACTGGCGGCCAGCCGACTGCGGGCGCGGCACGGATGTGGTTGTACGCGCCCAACTTGGGGATTCCTAGGTGTCCGCCGGGGGTGCGGCTCGGCGTCGACCGATCGTCGTGCGGCCGTGGCGCGTGTGGAGTTTTAGGAGGAGCGGCGCGCCCGGGCGGCGCGCCGCTTGAGCGAGCGCCGCTCGTCCTCACTCATGCCTCCCCAGACGCCGGCATCCTGACCGTTCTCAAGGGCCCACTTGAGGCAGGTGTCGACCACCTCGCAGCGGGCGCACACGGCCTTGGCCTCGGCGATCTGTGCGATCGCGGGGCCGGTGTTGCCTACGGGGAAGAAGAGTTCCGGGTCAACCGTGAGACAAGCTGCCTGGCTCCGCCAGTCCATAGGGGCTCCCTTCGGGGACTTGAATACTGCTGCGGTGCGCTTTACGTACCGTCCCGAATTCGCCGAGGCGGGCGCTGGACCACCGCGTCCTGCCCCAACTTTCACATGCCGACCGGGCCGGGGCAAGACCTCATCAGTGAGACCTGTGCCGACGGCCTGTCGTGATGGTCACATTCAACTGCTGTGTTTCTGCAACGGATACAGGGGCGTTATCTCGGCTCGCTTACAAGTCACGGTATCAGACGGGCGCGTGGGGCGGCAATTCTCAGGTTGGGCGACCTCCGGTTGCGGTCTCCCTCCGCCCTGGCGGTGCCTGCGGACCGGTCGGACCGGCCACCTGCAGCGGCGTGACGCAGCCACGCCATACGAGTACACCTCGCCCCGGCACGGTCGTGCCGCGCGGATCAATAGCGCCTCGCAGCTGGCGGCCAGCTGCCTGAGTCGCCGGACCGAGCCCCGGCCAGAGCACCACGACCGCGCCCCGCTCCCGCAGTAGGGCCAGTGGCCCGCGATAGGTTCCCGCGGCGCGCTCCGTGGTTGCTGCGGCGATGACTCGTTGTCCCCGACCGACTGCCGTCTCCACCTGCGCCTGCGTCGCGGTGTCGCTGAGATCCAGGTCGTCTACGACAAGCGGCGGGTGGGCGCCCGGTAGGTCACCGACACAGCGGGCCAGGGCCGCTACCGCGGTGCTGCGCCCCGATCCCGGTGGCCCCACCACGAGCACACTTTCATCAGGCACCGGCAGCGGGCGGGCCTGATCCCCGCCCACCGCCCACACTCCGGGTGACGCCGGCACCGTCCGGGGAATCTCTTCCAGCCGGCGCGGCCCCGGACCAAGGGCGCCCAACTCGTCGGACTCGGGCATAACCACCTGGCAGGCAACCGACTCAGCACCGTCGAGAAGTACTCCCCGCCCCGGTCCGGAGCCTGTGACGACCCCGCGCGGCAACCCCGCCAGCGAGGCCTGCGCCGGTTGCACCGCACCGAGGATCAGTCGGCGTCGCAGGGGTACGGCCCAACGTGCATTGGCCACGGTCAACGGGGCGGCCACCAGCACACCGGTGCCAGTGGAGGTCGCTGCGCGCACCACCGATTCGAGCAGGGTTTGGCCCTCGCCGGGCCCGAGCGCCTCATCGACGGCCGCCAACATGACGTCGACGTCGTCTATCACGAGCAGATCTCCGCTTAGGGAGCCGGCCGCGGCCAGGGTCCACAGGCGGGCCAGCCGGCGCGGATCGTCCGCGCCTACCACCGTGCCCACCCCGGCGCGCCCGGTCAGTCGCGTCAAGGGCGTCTGGCGCTGGGCGCACACGTGCGCCACCACGGCGTTGGCCAGCGCCCCCAGGACCGCAGCGTAGGCGCCCGTCGAGCGCCCACACCCCGGTGCCGCCATGATCAGCAGCGGATCGTCCGGAGACCAGTACCAGGTTCCCAGGCTCTGTTCTTCCGGCAGGTCCGTCAGTGCCAGAAGGCAGGCGGCGCGCCCCTGAGCCGAGGCCCAGTGCTGTGGACAGTCATCCGCAGCGGTCACATCACGGCCCCGGGCGGCGGCCAGGCTGCGTGCCTGGAGTCGCTGGACACGGGCAGGCAGCGGGGGCGCCCAAGGGCGCCACGGGGTTGCATCGTCGGCCGCGGCAATCTCGGCCACCAGAGTCGCCAAATGCGGTTCCGGGCCGCACCAGGGCGCCTGCAGCACCCCGTCGTCCTCTGCCTGCGTACCGGCGGTCACCAGTACCCGGCCTGGATGCGGCTCAAGGCGTGCGGCCCCGTCGTGTCCCAGCACATCGCGCGAATCCGCAGGGTCCAGCACCCGCAGGCAGACACGCAAGTTCGTGTTTGCGCGTATGGAGGGGGATACCGCGCCACCCGGACGCTGGGTGGCCAGTATGAGATGAATGCCGAGACTGCGTCCCTGCGCGGCTACGCGCACCAGGGCGTCCAGGACCTGCGGATGCTCCGCCGCCAAAGTGGCGAACTCGTCGACCACGAGCACCAGCCGTGCGGGCGCATCTTGCGGGCCCAGGTAGGAGACGTCCTTGGCGCGGTGGCGGGCCAGTAAGCGCTCCCGACGGCGTACCTCGGCCTCCAGGGAGGCCAGGGCCCGACGCGTACCTGCCGCGTCCAGGTCGGTCAGGACCCCGGCCGTGTGCGGCAGTTCGGCGAGGGGGCCGAAGGCGGCTCCGCCCTTGTAATCAACCAGGACCAGACTCAATGCCGTGGGCGGCCGGGTCGCCGCCAACTGCACCAGCCAGGATATGAGCAGTTCCGACTTGCCCGAGCCAGTTGTGCCGGCCAGCAGCGCATGCGGTCCGTCGCGGACAAGATCAACCGACACAGGGCCGCGTGCACCTACCCCGAGCACTGCGGACAGCCCGGTAGGCTCCGTCTGCCGCCAACGGCGCTGGAGGATTTCACGGTCCAGTACCGCACACACCTCCTCTAGGCGCACCTGCTCCGGCAGGCCATCTCCTTGTGCGCCATCCGCGTGCCGCGGCAGGGGCAGTCCCGCAGCGGTAAGCAGTGCCTCCCACCATCGCCTTCCGGGGTTCGGTGCGTGGCCCCGTACCGGCAGCACGCTGACCGCCCTGGTCGGTGTCCCGGCGTCCGCGGCCGCCACAGCCACTTCGCTGCGCCTGCCCTCAGGCCCCCAGGACACGCGTACGGACGCTTCTCCGGCCTGCACCTGCCCGACGTCACGGGCGAGCATCTGTGCACCCCACCAGCGCATGGCGGCTGTGGCCTCAGGACCGCTCAAGGCGATACGGTCTCCCGCCGCAACCCTTAGCACGGTGCGACGGCGCCGCCGCCCGGTCCACGCCCGGACGGCATCCCGGTCTCCTTTGTCACCGCCCGCATCGGAATGATTGCCGGCGCCCGCGTGGCGCACCGTCACGGCCAGCAGCATGCCGGCGGGATCTGGCGTGCGCGCCCGCCACCCTCGCCATCCCGCCCTTCCTGGCCGCGTGCCGCGGCCGCCCCGTCCTAACATGGGCAGCACTCGCAGCACCGCCATCATCCCCATGGGGGCCACCGCCAACGCCCCCATCGCCCCACGGCTGCCGGTGCGCATGGCCACTATCCCCAATGCGCCAAGCACCATGACGGCCAGGAATGACCCGAGCAGCATCCAGCGGTTCTGAGCGGGGGTGGGCGGTTGCGGCAGATGTAAGTCCGCGGGTCGGCGTCGCAGTTCCGCCACCGTGTCTCCCAGGCGCAGTCGGGTGCCCTCCCGGAAACTACGTGGACGGGTGCCCAGCTTGCGCCAGCACCAGCGTCGACACACCCGCACTCCATTGGCGGAACCGGCGTCTGACAACAGGACGCCGCGGGCGGTCTGTCTTACCCGCAGGTGGGAGCGGGAGACCGCCTGATCGGTGATTACCCCGTCACGTCCCACGGTGCCGCGTTCGGGCAGTGGGACCACTAAACCCTCGTCGTCGCCGCTGATGACGGCCAGGTGCCATGGCGAGGACAGTGCGGCGCGCGCGGCCGCCGCGGCCACAACAGCCTCGGCATCAAGTGCGCTGGATCCCGGGACGGGCAGATGATGATCCTGGCGCAGTGGGGAGCCGGTGTCGGAGGAGACGGATCGCATGGGAAGAGGCTGCCTCTTCCCCGGTGTCCCTGGGTGAGGGCTGTGGAGACGCTTCGGAGGGGCTGTTACCGACCATGACTGTGGATATCGGGAAGAGGCACCCAGCACGACCTGCCGCCTGGCACAGTGTCGTCGGTGCAATCATGGATTGCCTCGTGCAGACGCAGTTTGGGGGAAGATGAACCCATGAGCCAAGCCCGCCCCGCGACTCCGGCAGCGCTGGCAGATGTGCCTGCCGACATAAGGTCCCGCTGGACTGCACTGGTCCGAGATATCGAGCGCGCCCGTGATGCCTACTACGACGCCACCGACTCCCAGAGCCCATGGTCGGACGCCGAATACGACTCCCTGTACCGTGAACTGGAGTCCCTGGAGGAGGCTCATCCAGCACTGCGACAGCCCGCTTCTCCCACTCAGAGCGTCGGCGGGCGCCCGATCACGGATTTCGCCGCGGCGCCGCATCACGAGCGCATGTATTCCCTCCAGGACGTCTTCAGTCTGGATGAGGTGGAGCAGTGGGCCCGGCGTATGGTCATGGAGACAGGCGTGAGCGACGCCGAACTGCCGATGACCGCGGAGGTCAAGATTGACGGCCTGGCAATTGCCCTGACCTACGAGAACGGAGTGCTCACCCGCGCCGCCACTCGGGGTGACGGCGTAGTGGGTGAGGATGTCACCGGTAATGTGCGTACCATCGCATCGGTACCCCTGGTGCTCTCCGGCGATTGGCACCCGACACTGCTGGAGGTGCGCGGTGAGGTTTACTTCCCGGTGGCGGCATTCCAAGAGTTCAACGAGCGCCGCCGCACAGAGAACCTTCAGCGTGAGGCGGATGGCCGTCCCCGCCTGCAGGTTTTCGCCAACCCGCGCAACGCCGCTGCCGGATCGCTGCGGCAGAAGAACCCCGCGGTCACGGCCGGCCGACCGCTGGCGATGATCGCCCACGGCATCGGTGCCATCGTTGCGGCGCCGGGGGAGCGGCTGCCCACCGCGCAGCACGGGTGGTACGAGTTGCTCGCCGGATGGGGACTGCCGGTGTCCCCTTACAACCAGGTCGTGCGCGGACGCGCTCAGCGGGAGGCCTACATCGCCCGCTACGCCGACCACCGCCATGACCTGCTCCATGAGATCGACGGCATCGTGTTCAAGATCGACTCCCGTGCACTGCAGGAGGAGTTGGGACACACCTCGCGTGTTCCCCGCTGGGCGACGGCGTACAAGTACCCGCCTGAGGAGGTCCACACCCGGCTGCTCGACATAGACGTGCAGGTGGGGCGTACGGGCCGTGTCACTCCATTCGGCGTTATGGAGCCGGTTGTGGTGGCTGGTTCCCGCGTGTCTCGCGCCACTCTCCACAACGCTTCCGAAGTTGCCCGTAAAGCCGTGAAGATCGGTGACCTGGTGGTTGTGCGCAAGGCGGGCGACGTGATTCCGGAGATCGTTGGGCCCGTGCTGGAGCGACGCGACGGTTCGGAACGAGACTTCTCCATGCCACCTTGCTGTCCGTCCTGTGGGACGACCTTGGCCCCCGCCAAGGAGGGAGACGTCGACCTGCGCTGCCCCAATACGCGCTCGTGTCCGGCGCAGCTGACCGAGCGCATCGCCCACATCGGTTCCCGGGGAGCCCTGGATGTTGAGGGCCT
This genomic stretch from Actinomyces qiguomingii harbors:
- a CDS encoding DUF2505 domain-containing protein; this encodes MKKQVTITYPADPTRVAAMLADPAYQRDRFARFNLEDAHVDVAARGRGFVATISGSVPPSRLPAAAARLVRSAVSFGLTESWGEPGADGSRSGSVEITVKGAPVKAGATTVMRPDSDGQATSVVVDLELSVTVPLVGRSVEEKALAQIGRVVSDEERRAAAWLAAA
- a CDS encoding sensor histidine kinase gives rise to the protein MSSLLPSSVRGVVSLPPADLDWLHQLMADWQVIADLSVSDLVLWVRTDSGRFVAAAHSRPATGATVHLEDVIGRRMPAAREAMALEALMSGQIVVAAAPEWTGSSAVREEYVPVVHDSQAIAVVTRETAVGVLRGGRIVDKPLEELADALCLMIAQGAFPINGAATGVRHGTPRVGDGVVSLDDDGVVTYASPNAQSCFHRLGLAGDIEGCQLAEAVTSIIPERTPVDETMAVVLMGRQAWLTEVEVGGVFLSLRSIPLRRDGARAGAFLLVRDVSEIRHREQVLMNKDATIREIHHRVKNNLQTVSALLRMQARRATNEETRTALTEAERRVGTIATVHAALSQNVDEKVDFDAVFSSVLRSAAAVATPTGKVSTRLEGRFGVVDADVAQALATVLAELVTNAVEHGLEDRDGTVTVRAQRDGNRLTVHVIDDGAGLVPGTEMTGLGTRIVSTLVRGELRGSIDWRPADCGRGTDVVVRAQLGDS
- a CDS encoding WhiB family transcriptional regulator encodes the protein MDWRSQAACLTVDPELFFPVGNTGPAIAQIAEAKAVCARCEVVDTCLKWALENGQDAGVWGGMSEDERRSLKRRAARARRSS
- a CDS encoding FtsK/SpoIIIE domain-containing protein, with amino-acid sequence MRSVSSDTGSPLRQDHHLPVPGSSALDAEAVVAAAAARAALSSPWHLAVISGDDEGLVVPLPERGTVGRDGVITDQAVSRSHLRVRQTARGVLLSDAGSANGVRVCRRWCWRKLGTRPRSFREGTRLRLGDTVAELRRRPADLHLPQPPTPAQNRWMLLGSFLAVMVLGALGIVAMRTGSRGAMGALAVAPMGMMAVLRVLPMLGRGGRGTRPGRAGWRGWRARTPDPAGMLLAVTVRHAGAGNHSDAGGDKGDRDAVRAWTGRRRRRTVLRVAAGDRIALSGPEATAAMRWWGAQMLARDVGQVQAGEASVRVSWGPEGRRSEVAVAAADAGTPTRAVSVLPVRGHAPNPGRRWWEALLTAAGLPLPRHADGAQGDGLPEQVRLEEVCAVLDREILQRRWRQTEPTGLSAVLGVGARGPVSVDLVRDGPHALLAGTTGSGKSELLISWLVQLAATRPPTALSLVLVDYKGGAAFGPLAELPHTAGVLTDLDAAGTRRALASLEAEVRRRERLLARHRAKDVSYLGPQDAPARLVLVVDEFATLAAEHPQVLDALVRVAAQGRSLGIHLILATQRPGGAVSPSIRANTNLRVCLRVLDPADSRDVLGHDGAARLEPHPGRVLVTAGTQAEDDGVLQAPWCGPEPHLATLVAEIAAADDATPWRPWAPPLPARVQRLQARSLAAARGRDVTAADDCPQHWASAQGRAACLLALTDLPEEQSLGTWYWSPDDPLLIMAAPGCGRSTGAYAAVLGALANAVVAHVCAQRQTPLTRLTGRAGVGTVVGADDPRRLARLWTLAAAGSLSGDLLVIDDVDVMLAAVDEALGPGEGQTLLESVVRAATSTGTGVLVAAPLTVANARWAVPLRRRLILGAVQPAQASLAGLPRGVVTGSGPGRGVLLDGAESVACQVVMPESDELGALGPGPRRLEEIPRTVPASPGVWAVGGDQARPLPVPDESVLVVGPPGSGRSTAVAALARCVGDLPGAHPPLVVDDLDLSDTATQAQVETAVGRGQRVIAAATTERAAGTYRGPLALLRERGAVVVLWPGLGPATQAAGRQLRGAIDPRGTTVPGRGVLVWRGCVTPLQVAGPTGPQAPPGRRETATGGRPT
- the ligA gene encoding NAD-dependent DNA ligase LigA encodes the protein MSQARPATPAALADVPADIRSRWTALVRDIERARDAYYDATDSQSPWSDAEYDSLYRELESLEEAHPALRQPASPTQSVGGRPITDFAAAPHHERMYSLQDVFSLDEVEQWARRMVMETGVSDAELPMTAEVKIDGLAIALTYENGVLTRAATRGDGVVGEDVTGNVRTIASVPLVLSGDWHPTLLEVRGEVYFPVAAFQEFNERRRTENLQREADGRPRLQVFANPRNAAAGSLRQKNPAVTAGRPLAMIAHGIGAIVAAPGERLPTAQHGWYELLAGWGLPVSPYNQVVRGRAQREAYIARYADHRHDLLHEIDGIVFKIDSRALQEELGHTSRVPRWATAYKYPPEEVHTRLLDIDVQVGRTGRVTPFGVMEPVVVAGSRVSRATLHNASEVARKAVKIGDLVVVRKAGDVIPEIVGPVLERRDGSERDFSMPPCCPSCGTTLAPAKEGDVDLRCPNTRSCPAQLTERIAHIGSRGALDVEGLGDEAASALTQPDAGRVEALAALAAGRFLETERGRLRLSATELEALPPAERIGAAESLLAQAGVPVQRPVLTGEAALFELTAEDLREVFVYRPITSRGEPTGDWRWQRFFWSKQTYAKNGEIKRPTAPGKNATAVLAQLAEAKQRPLWRVLVALSVRHVGPTAARALAARFGSLEALRTASSEELAQVDGVGPTIAAAWQDWLAADWHKQILVRWEAAGVRMADDAEPAGQVPQTLAGLTVVVTGTLEHFTRDGAKEAIVAHGGKASGSVSRRTSYVVVGENAGSKETRARELGLELLDEAGFEALLAGGPTALQA